Proteins co-encoded in one Polaromonas vacuolata genomic window:
- a CDS encoding methyl-accepting chemotaxis protein: protein MQDLTSTPCNSLGRRLLTTFFTVLLLSLIGSAIGLWSLYRVNSATDQMVAQSMATERLVSDAFRQQEINAANYKAMALSSEPEVGDILAADILLRQQRYDVLMKQLASRLESQQDQALLAKISSTRKDFIAAQTELVAARDSGLTSRIRQVYAERFTPSSDALLAAVASLADSQRQSIDAAASQIARWSAMARTALIVFGVLALLLGGVLSKRLVRSITQPLKLASDSADRVASLDLRHEIKGHERDETGRLLSSLSLMQTALRALVQHVRGSAQNISHASTDIASGNADLSRRTEETAASLQQTAASLEMITQAVQHSTKAAERAENMASSAATLAVQGGKAVTEMVVTMQEILASSRHIENIVNVIDGIAFQTNLLALNAAVEAAHAGEHGRGFSVVATEVRSLASRSSTAAREIKTLINASMQRIETGAHLVNHTGQTMNHTVEAIQNVAHTISQISSATQAQTLDIAQINIAVARLDQMTQQNSALVEQSSNASESLRLQSHELASLISRFVLPVRDLKPTVLVNFG, encoded by the coding sequence ATGCAAGACTTAACTTCCACCCCATGCAACTCCCTAGGTAGGCGCCTGCTAACTACCTTTTTCACTGTACTGCTGCTGTCACTGATAGGTTCTGCCATCGGTCTGTGGTCGCTCTACCGCGTCAATAGTGCAACCGACCAAATGGTGGCGCAAAGCATGGCCACTGAACGACTGGTGAGCGATGCCTTTCGCCAACAGGAGATCAATGCGGCAAACTACAAGGCGATGGCGCTGAGCTCAGAGCCTGAGGTGGGTGATATTCTTGCCGCGGATATTTTGCTGCGCCAGCAGCGCTATGACGTGTTGATGAAGCAGCTAGCTAGCCGTTTAGAAAGCCAGCAGGATCAAGCTTTGCTAGCAAAAATCAGCAGCACTAGAAAAGATTTCATCGCCGCCCAAACCGAACTGGTGGCGGCGCGCGACTCCGGTCTGACTAGCCGTATTCGCCAAGTTTATGCAGAACGATTCACGCCTTCATCCGATGCGCTGCTGGCGGCCGTTGCGAGCTTGGCTGACTCGCAGCGCCAGTCAATTGATGCTGCAGCCAGTCAAATCGCCCGTTGGAGCGCCATGGCCCGCACTGCATTGATTGTTTTTGGCGTCTTAGCTCTGCTGTTGGGCGGTGTGCTGTCGAAGCGACTGGTGCGCAGTATTACTCAACCGCTTAAACTGGCCAGCGACAGCGCCGATCGCGTCGCCAGCTTGGATCTGCGCCACGAAATCAAAGGCCATGAACGTGACGAAACTGGCAGACTTTTGTCATCTCTAAGTCTGATGCAGACAGCACTTCGTGCACTGGTGCAGCACGTGCGCGGGTCAGCACAAAATATTAGCCATGCATCGACAGACATCGCCAGCGGCAATGCTGACCTCTCCCGTCGCACAGAAGAAACCGCAGCCAGCCTACAACAAACGGCGGCTTCGCTGGAGATGATTACCCAAGCCGTGCAGCACTCAACCAAAGCAGCAGAACGTGCTGAAAACATGGCCAGCTCGGCCGCTACCTTAGCCGTTCAAGGCGGTAAAGCAGTCACCGAAATGGTCGTGACTATGCAGGAAATTCTTGCCTCCTCGCGCCATATAGAGAACATCGTCAATGTCATAGACGGCATCGCTTTTCAGACCAATTTATTGGCACTAAATGCCGCGGTTGAGGCGGCACATGCGGGCGAGCACGGACGCGGTTTTTCCGTGGTCGCCACTGAAGTGCGCAGCCTAGCGAGCCGATCAAGTACAGCAGCGCGAGAAATCAAAACCTTAATCAACGCGTCGATGCAGCGCATAGAAACCGGCGCTCATTTGGTCAACCACACCGGCCAGACCATGAACCACACCGTAGAAGCGATTCAAAACGTAGCCCACACGATTAGCCAAATCTCCAGCGCCACCCAAGCGCAGACCCTAGACATTGCGCAAATCAATATCGCTGTCGCGCGGCTAGACCAGATGACACAGCAAAATTCGGCGCTGGTAGAACAATCGTCCAACGCCTCAGAAAGCCTACGCCTTCAGTCGCATGAACTCGCCAGTCTTATCAGCCGATTCGTGCTACCTGTGCGGGATTTAAAACCTACGGTTTTGGTTAACTTTGGCTGA
- a CDS encoding transferase, whose protein sequence is MPYVVDDGQALSLHFSHSELQSRMHAQKPWQLEVDYTLTMMGFLLLQPEPKRIAMVGLGGGSLAKFCYHYLPDCQFTAVEINPHVIALREAFCIPLDNHRFEILQADGVDFVASPAEPLDVLLIDGFDQNGQPAALCTQGFYDDCFERLAPNGLLVVNLHYDSPDYPLWVARILRSFDGCAVEVAAPEKSNCIVFASRGATLASRKIKLSAALARLDRAAQLQLRPEFTRLSWQMRDADTQARDAA, encoded by the coding sequence ATGCCTTATGTGGTCGATGACGGCCAAGCCCTTTCGCTGCATTTTTCACACAGCGAATTACAAAGCCGTATGCACGCGCAAAAGCCTTGGCAGTTAGAGGTCGACTACACCTTAACCATGATGGGATTTTTGCTGTTGCAGCCAGAGCCCAAACGCATCGCCATGGTTGGCTTGGGCGGTGGCTCGCTGGCCAAGTTTTGTTACCACTATTTACCCGACTGCCAATTCACGGCGGTCGAGATCAATCCCCATGTGATCGCACTGCGCGAAGCCTTTTGCATACCGCTTGATAATCACCGTTTTGAGATCTTGCAAGCCGATGGCGTGGACTTTGTCGCCAGCCCCGCTGAGCCGCTTGATGTGCTGCTGATCGACGGCTTTGATCAAAACGGTCAACCCGCTGCGCTGTGCACTCAAGGCTTTTACGATGACTGCTTTGAGCGCCTTGCGCCCAACGGCTTGCTAGTGGTCAATCTGCACTACGACAGCCCGGACTATCCGCTTTGGGTAGCGCGGATTTTGCGCAGTTTTGATGGCTGCGCGGTCGAGGTTGCGGCGCCCGAAAAAAGCAATTGCATTGTGTTCGCCTCACGTGGAGCGACCCTAGCGTCACGCAAAATCAAACTATCCGCAGCACTGGCTAGGCTTGACCGGGCAGCGCAGTTGCAACTAAGGCCTGAGTTCACCCGTCTGAGCTGGCAGATGCGAGATGCGGATACTCAGGCAAGGGATGCAGCATGA
- a CDS encoding LysR family transcriptional regulator: MDKLKQLESFVAIVARGSLTAAAKADGLAPAIMGRRLDALEERLGVKLLVRTTRRITLTHEGSAFLEDCQRLLADLANAEASVSAGGVKASGHLRVTAPAGFGRRHVAPLVAKFREQHADVTISLNLGDRMIDLAGEGFDCAVRVGDMPDSSLVSVRMADNRRLCVAAPDYIARHGRPGHPSELARFDCLALSSEASQTRGWAFTVGCELQHLKPHGPLDCSDGQVLHDWCLAGYGIAWRSTWEVQDEIAAGTLVPLLEEFSAPPNGIYAVFPQARHLPIRVRLWIDFLKHHYGQPSFWAGPSLDKKV, from the coding sequence ATGGACAAACTCAAACAACTCGAATCTTTTGTCGCCATAGTCGCACGCGGCAGCCTGACCGCTGCGGCTAAGGCCGACGGTTTAGCACCGGCCATCATGGGCCGACGCTTAGATGCCTTAGAAGAGAGACTGGGCGTGAAACTTCTGGTGCGCACTACCCGGCGCATCACGTTAACGCACGAGGGCAGCGCTTTTTTAGAAGACTGTCAGCGCCTGTTGGCCGATCTGGCCAATGCCGAGGCCAGCGTATCGGCCGGCGGCGTCAAGGCCAGTGGCCATTTACGCGTGACCGCACCGGCTGGCTTTGGTCGCCGCCATGTCGCACCACTGGTGGCAAAGTTTCGTGAACAACATGCGGATGTGACCATCTCACTGAACCTAGGCGACCGCATGATTGACTTAGCCGGCGAAGGCTTTGACTGTGCGGTGCGCGTCGGCGATATGCCGGACTCATCTTTAGTCAGCGTGCGCATGGCCGACAACCGGCGCCTGTGTGTAGCCGCGCCAGACTATATTGCGCGTCACGGCAGACCGGGCCATCCCTCAGAGTTGGCACGCTTTGACTGCTTGGCACTGTCGAGCGAAGCATCGCAAACCCGCGGCTGGGCATTTACTGTAGGCTGTGAGTTGCAACACCTCAAACCACATGGGCCGTTAGATTGCTCTGACGGACAGGTATTGCACGATTGGTGTTTGGCTGGCTACGGCATCGCGTGGCGCAGCACTTGGGAAGTACAAGACGAAATCGCTGCCGGCACACTAGTGCCTTTGCTAGAGGAATTTTCAGCCCCGCCCAACGGTATTTACGCGGTATTTCCGCAGGCCCGCCATCTGCCGATACGGGTACGGCTGTGGATTGATTTCTTAAAACACCACTACGGCCAGCCGAGTTTTTGGGCTGGGCCGTCGCTAGACAAAAAAGTTTAA
- a CDS encoding D-amino acid dehydrogenase, which produces MKVTVLGAGVTGITSAWFLSQAGHDVTVIDRQSGAGLETSFANGGQISVSHAEPWANPGAPLKVLKWLMHEDAPLLFRLRPDLKQWLWGLAFLRECTPTRTRHNIKQMVNLGLYSRATLQKLRADTGLNYDHKTRGILHFYTSEREYADAQGPAAVMREYGCELDMKTPDECVAIEPALAASRSKIVGGSMTPSDESGDAHAFTRELAALCAAQGVKFMYDTRIVGVQKQGDAISSVQVANAAGVVSQVSADSYVMCLGSYSAQWADLLGQTLRIYPAKGYSVTLPVINEAASYNVSLTDDEYKLVFSRLGNRLRIAGTAELGGYNTDLNLARCEAIVRRTRALFPDMTDGQNAQYWTGLRPATPSNVPYIGASKTRNLFLNTGHGTLGWTHSCGSGAAIADIVSGRVPDVDFAFTGQLPARKISVSVRPATQSA; this is translated from the coding sequence ATGAAAGTCACAGTTTTAGGCGCCGGCGTGACCGGCATTACTTCGGCCTGGTTTTTGAGCCAAGCCGGCCACGACGTCACCGTGATTGATCGTCAAAGCGGCGCCGGTCTGGAAACCAGTTTTGCCAACGGCGGTCAGATATCCGTGAGCCACGCCGAACCTTGGGCCAACCCGGGCGCGCCGCTCAAAGTGCTCAAGTGGTTGATGCACGAAGACGCGCCATTGCTGTTTCGTTTGCGCCCCGACCTGAAACAATGGCTTTGGGGCCTGGCTTTCTTGCGCGAATGCACACCCACACGCACCCGCCACAACATCAAACAAATGGTCAACCTCGGGCTGTATAGCCGTGCCACGCTGCAGAAATTACGCGCTGATACCGGCTTGAACTACGACCACAAAACCCGCGGCATTTTGCATTTTTATACCAGCGAGCGCGAATACGCCGACGCACAAGGCCCGGCTGCGGTGATGCGCGAATACGGCTGCGAGCTGGACATGAAAACGCCAGACGAATGCGTGGCGATTGAGCCGGCGCTGGCCGCAAGCCGTTCAAAAATCGTCGGCGGCTCTATGACGCCTAGCGACGAGTCGGGCGATGCCCATGCTTTCACACGTGAACTTGCCGCTTTGTGCGCCGCGCAGGGCGTGAAATTTATGTATGACACCCGCATCGTCGGTGTGCAAAAGCAAGGCGATGCCATCTCTAGCGTGCAAGTGGCGAATGCTGCTGGCGTGGTCAGCCAAGTTAGCGCTGACTCGTATGTGATGTGCTTGGGTTCATACAGCGCGCAATGGGCTGATTTGTTGGGCCAGACGCTGCGCATCTATCCGGCCAAAGGCTACTCAGTGACTTTGCCGGTGATTAATGAAGCCGCTTCCTACAACGTCTCGCTGACCGATGATGAATATAAATTGGTTTTCTCGCGTCTAGGCAACCGCCTGCGAATCGCCGGCACGGCCGAGTTAGGCGGCTACAACACCGACCTGAACTTGGCCCGTTGCGAAGCGATTGTGCGGCGCACCCGTGCTTTGTTCCCGGATATGACGGACGGCCAGAACGCCCAATACTGGACCGGTCTGCGGCCTGCAACACCGTCAAACGTGCCGTATATTGGCGCGTCTAAAACCCGTAATTTGTTTTTAAATACCGGTCACGGTACGCTGGGCTGGACGCATTCTTGCGGCTCTGGTGCTGCGATTGCTGACATCGTGAGCGGGCGCGTGCCAGACGTTGACTTTGCCTTTACCGGTCAGCTGCCAGCGCGCAAGATCAGTGTTTCGGTCCGGCCAGCGACACAAAGCGCTTAA
- the argS gene encoding arginine--tRNA ligase: protein MLLIKNDLLAALAASLEQLSPGAGAKAAFESPKVAAHGDFACTAAMQLAKSLKLNPRQVADSLRLLLLANPVFDRWVEAIEIAGPGFINIRLKPEAKQETVRDILKAGSVYGVKPLTGERTLVEFVSANPTGPLHVGHGRQAALGDAICKLFATQGVDVFREFYYNDAGVQIHTLATSTQARAKGINPGDPLWLENAYNGDYIAEIAADFVALKTVRSDDREVTATGDIEDLDAIRQFAVAYLRREQDLDLQAFSVRFDNYYLESSLYSSGRVESTVERLKEAGKTYELDGALWLKSTDYGDDKDRVMRKGDGSYTYFVPDVAYHLAKWERGFSRAINIQGMDHHGTIARVRAGLQAADAGVPLGYPDYVLHTMVRVMRNGVEVKISKRAGSYVTLRDLIEWTSADAVRFFLLSRKPDTEYIFDIDLALAKNNENPVYYVQYAHARICSVLAAWGGELATLDSVDLAPLTSPQAQALMLLLAKYPDMLTNAASGFAPHDVAFYLRELAACYHSYYDAERILVDDQAVKLARLALVAATAQVLHNGLEVLGVSAPRKM, encoded by the coding sequence ATGCTTCTGATAAAAAACGACCTTCTGGCAGCCTTGGCTGCAAGCCTTGAACAGCTCTCTCCTGGCGCCGGCGCAAAAGCCGCCTTTGAATCTCCCAAGGTAGCCGCCCATGGCGACTTTGCCTGCACCGCGGCCATGCAACTGGCCAAAAGCCTCAAGCTCAACCCGCGCCAAGTCGCCGACAGCCTGCGCCTGCTGCTGCTGGCCAATCCAGTCTTTGACCGCTGGGTAGAGGCGATTGAAATTGCCGGCCCAGGCTTTATCAACATCCGCCTCAAACCCGAAGCGAAACAAGAAACCGTGCGCGACATACTAAAAGCCGGTAGCGTCTACGGCGTCAAGCCACTGACCGGCGAGCGCACGCTGGTCGAATTTGTCTCAGCCAACCCAACTGGCCCGCTGCATGTAGGCCATGGCCGGCAAGCCGCCTTGGGTGATGCGATCTGCAAACTCTTTGCCACTCAGGGCGTAGACGTGTTTCGCGAGTTTTACTACAACGATGCCGGCGTTCAAATTCACACCTTGGCCACCAGCACCCAAGCCAGAGCCAAGGGCATCAACCCGGGCGATCCGCTGTGGTTAGAAAACGCCTACAACGGCGACTATATTGCCGAGATCGCGGCCGATTTCGTCGCGCTTAAAACCGTGCGATCAGACGACCGCGAAGTCACGGCCACGGGCGATATTGAAGACTTGGATGCGATTCGCCAATTCGCGGTTGCCTATCTGCGCCGCGAGCAAGACCTAGACTTGCAAGCTTTTTCGGTACGCTTTGATAACTACTACTTAGAGTCCAGCCTATACAGCTCGGGCCGGGTCGAGTCCACGGTTGAGCGGCTCAAAGAAGCCGGCAAAACTTACGAGCTCGACGGCGCGCTGTGGCTAAAGTCCACCGACTACGGCGACGACAAAGACCGCGTGATGCGCAAAGGCGACGGCAGCTACACCTACTTCGTGCCCGATGTGGCCTACCACTTGGCCAAGTGGGAACGCGGCTTTAGCCGCGCCATCAACATCCAAGGCATGGACCACCACGGCACGATTGCCCGCGTCAGAGCTGGCCTGCAGGCAGCCGACGCCGGCGTGCCGCTGGGCTACCCCGACTACGTTTTGCACACCATGGTGCGAGTCATGCGCAACGGCGTGGAAGTAAAAATCTCCAAGCGCGCCGGCAGTTATGTGACGCTGCGTGATTTGATTGAGTGGACTAGCGCAGACGCCGTGCGCTTTTTCCTGCTCAGCCGCAAACCCGACACCGAATACATTTTCGACATCGACTTGGCGCTGGCCAAGAACAATGAAAACCCGGTCTATTACGTTCAATATGCACATGCGCGAATCTGCTCGGTGCTCGCAGCTTGGGGTGGCGAGCTCGCCACACTCGATAGCGTAGACCTCGCGCCACTGACCAGCCCGCAAGCCCAAGCCTTGATGCTGCTGCTGGCCAAATATCCCGATATGCTGACCAACGCGGCCAGCGGCTTTGCGCCCCACGATGTGGCGTTTTACCTGCGCGAACTCGCCGCCTGCTACCACAGCTACTATGACGCTGAGCGGATTTTGGTCGACGACCAAGCCGTCAAACTCGCCCGCTTAGCGCTGGTAGCGGCGACTGCGCAGGTATTGCACAATGGTCTGGAAGTGCTGGGCGTTAGCGCACCGCGCAAGATGTAA
- a CDS encoding SPOR domain-containing protein has translation MNKPTRKPQAGGTILGLVLGVLLGLGAALAVAVYVTKVPIPFLTKGQSHGAENDAAEAKKNKDWDPNAALAGKNPARSAASASGTLNQDSTAPAMQPPALTAAPPNTVDEGKAPSSDPLGDLAKAKAAAKPMDKISTKPVAAAAPSTDPFNYFIQAGAFRTPQDAEQQRAKLSLLGFQAKVSEREQSGSMIYRVRLGPFDKKAEADKIKEKLDASSVETALVRIQR, from the coding sequence ATGAACAAACCAACACGCAAGCCTCAGGCCGGCGGAACCATACTGGGCTTGGTGCTTGGCGTATTGCTAGGCTTGGGCGCGGCGCTGGCAGTCGCGGTGTATGTCACCAAAGTACCGATTCCCTTTCTCACCAAAGGCCAGTCACACGGCGCCGAGAACGACGCTGCTGAAGCCAAGAAAAACAAGGATTGGGACCCGAACGCAGCATTGGCCGGCAAAAACCCCGCCAGAAGCGCCGCCAGCGCGTCCGGCACACTTAATCAAGACAGCACAGCACCCGCTATGCAACCACCTGCTTTAACCGCTGCGCCACCCAATACCGTCGACGAAGGCAAAGCCCCTTCTTCCGATCCACTGGGCGACTTGGCCAAAGCCAAAGCGGCGGCAAAACCGATGGACAAAATCAGCACAAAGCCAGTAGCAGCTGCGGCGCCTAGTACCGATCCGTTTAACTACTTCATTCAAGCCGGCGCTTTTCGCACACCTCAGGACGCCGAGCAGCAACGCGCCAAGCTTTCTTTGCTGGGTTTTCAGGCCAAAGTCAGCGAACGCGAGCAATCGGGCAGCATGATTTACCGTGTTCGACTGGGGCCATTTGACAAAAAAGCCGAGGCCGACAAAATTAAAGAGAAGCTGGATGCAAGCTCGGTAGAAACCGCTTTGGTAAGGATCCAGCGATAA
- a CDS encoding thiol:disulfide interchange protein DsbA/DsbL yields MQRREFSLSAVAATAASSGLLLPNLAQAQAKAPKEGSDYLLLDRPAPTEAPAGKVEVVEFFWYSCPHCNAFEPQLTAWLAKMSKNVSFRRAPIAFRPDFEPQQRLYYVLEGMNRLGDLHAKVFYAIHVEKQTLNNAEQIANWIAKQGVDKAKFMQAYESFPVVTKVRKAVQLQDAYKVDGVPALGIAGKYYTSGSQAQSMERALTVVDYLVGLQIKA; encoded by the coding sequence ATGCAAAGACGTGAATTCTCACTATCAGCCGTAGCCGCCACCGCAGCAAGCAGCGGCCTGTTATTGCCAAACCTTGCACAAGCCCAAGCCAAAGCGCCAAAAGAAGGCAGTGATTACCTGCTGCTGGACAGGCCAGCACCAACCGAAGCACCCGCCGGCAAAGTCGAAGTAGTCGAGTTCTTCTGGTACAGCTGCCCGCACTGCAACGCTTTTGAGCCGCAACTCACGGCATGGCTAGCCAAGATGTCCAAAAACGTGAGCTTTAGACGCGCTCCGATTGCCTTCCGGCCCGATTTTGAGCCTCAGCAGCGGCTTTACTACGTGCTCGAAGGCATGAACCGTTTAGGCGACTTGCACGCCAAGGTTTTTTATGCAATTCACGTTGAAAAACAAACCCTGAACAACGCCGAGCAAATCGCCAACTGGATCGCCAAGCAAGGCGTTGACAAGGCCAAGTTCATGCAAGCCTACGAGTCATTCCCAGTGGTGACCAAGGTGCGCAAGGCGGTGCAATTGCAAGACGCCTACAAGGTCGATGGCGTGCCGGCTTTAGGCATTGCAGGAAAGTATTACACCTCGGGCTCGCAAGCCCAGTCTATGGAACGCGCTCTGACGGTGGTCGATTATTTGGTTGGCTTGCAGATCAAAGCCTAA
- the lptA gene encoding lipopolysaccharide transport periplasmic protein LptA has translation MAVLATVTALSATAAYAQSAPKADRDMPMNAEADALRYDDLKQTSVFTGNVVITKGTTIIRGERVDVRQDPQGYQFATVIAPAGKRAFYRKKREGVDEYIEGEGELIEYDSQADIVKFTRRAELRRYNGTTLVDETSGALITYNNNTDVFTVDGGAKNSTAANPTGRVRALLSPRTAAAPPKVAPTTTPGPVLRPSLRLGADKN, from the coding sequence ATGGCTGTCCTGGCAACCGTGACAGCCCTTTCCGCGACAGCAGCTTACGCCCAAAGTGCGCCAAAAGCCGACCGCGATATGCCCATGAATGCTGAGGCGGACGCACTGCGCTACGACGACCTCAAGCAAACCAGCGTTTTCACTGGCAATGTGGTGATCACCAAGGGCACCACCATTATTCGTGGTGAGCGCGTCGATGTGCGCCAAGACCCCCAAGGCTATCAATTTGCCACCGTCATCGCGCCCGCAGGCAAGCGAGCCTTCTACCGCAAAAAGCGCGAAGGAGTTGACGAGTACATTGAAGGCGAAGGCGAATTAATCGAGTACGACAGTCAAGCCGACATTGTCAAATTCACCCGCCGCGCTGAACTGCGCCGCTACAACGGTACTACCTTAGTCGATGAGACAAGCGGTGCCTTAATTACCTACAACAACAACACCGATGTCTTCACAGTAGACGGCGGCGCGAAAAACAGCACTGCCGCCAACCCCACTGGCCGGGTACGCGCCCTGCTCTCACCACGCACAGCAGCAGCGCCGCCCAAAGTAGCGCCAACAACTACCCCCGGCCCGGTGCTACGCCCTAGCCTGCGCTTGGGCGCGGACAAAAACTAA
- the lptB gene encoding LPS export ABC transporter ATP-binding protein yields the protein MQSGNTTSPLNASSASNAVPGTSQLIANGLQKAYGSRKVVKDISLAVKNGEVVGLLGPNGAGKTTSFYMIVGLVRADAGNISIDGQPIENMPIHRRASLGLSYLPQEASIFRKLTVQENVRAVLELQYDAAGKPLSKTAIDQRLDTLLEDLRVSHLRDSPALALSGGERRRVEIARALATQPRFILLDEPFAGIDPIAVIEIQRIIGFLKARGIGVLITDHNVRETLGICDHAYIISDGQVLANGTPTEIVNNADVRRVYLGEHFRM from the coding sequence ATGCAATCGGGTAACACCACCTCACCACTCAACGCATCGAGCGCCAGCAACGCCGTACCAGGCACCAGCCAGTTAATAGCCAACGGTCTACAAAAAGCCTACGGCAGCCGCAAGGTAGTTAAAGACATTTCGCTAGCCGTCAAAAATGGCGAAGTCGTGGGTTTACTAGGCCCTAACGGGGCTGGCAAAACCACTTCTTTCTACATGATTGTGGGTTTGGTGCGCGCCGATGCCGGCAACATCAGCATTGACGGCCAGCCGATAGAAAACATGCCCATACACCGGCGTGCCAGTCTGGGCCTGAGCTATCTGCCGCAGGAAGCCTCTATCTTTCGCAAACTTACAGTACAAGAAAATGTGCGCGCAGTGTTGGAACTGCAATACGATGCTGCCGGCAAACCACTCAGCAAAACGGCCATTGATCAGCGCTTAGACACCTTGCTAGAAGACTTGCGCGTCTCCCATCTGCGCGACTCGCCAGCGCTAGCGCTGTCCGGTGGTGAGCGCCGCCGCGTCGAAATCGCCCGCGCACTAGCCACCCAGCCGCGCTTTATCTTGCTTGACGAGCCGTTTGCTGGCATTGATCCGATTGCCGTGATCGAAATTCAACGCATCATCGGCTTTTTAAAAGCCCGCGGCATAGGTGTTTTGATCACCGACCACAACGTGCGCGAGACACTGGGCATTTGCGACCACGCCTACATCATCAGCGACGGCCAAGTTCTGGCCAACGGCACGCCAACAGAAATCGTCAACAACGCAGATGTGCGCCGGGTCTATCTGGGCGAACATTTCCGAATGTAG
- a CDS encoding RNA polymerase factor sigma-54, producing MKQGLSLRVSQHLALTPQLQQSIRLLQLSTLELSQEVEQMLDENPFLEQSEDSAAREDFGLDQVDSPVSQEAQEFESVAEFTPSHDSTSSSQSTSENSNDNDSTPEISSEAKLEESWDGDGTVETSADDGEWGGDAQPRKNNGDDSDADASDLARSHESLQDHLHRQALSLRLSEEDRAALYFLIESLNDDGYLEDSLSSLAAGLAGAEPEQLEDREDLEQHFTIALKLLQHMEPAGVGARHLAECLSLQLLECESSQAVSAAKAICRQPMELLAKRDIKRLVHLCGFPDAVIRAAIALIARLDPKPGRRFINVERNLIVPDVLVTKVAKGFKVALNSDVMPRLRVHDIYANALKQHKGQGGPALTQRLQEARWFIKNIQQRFDTILRVSTAIVERQKNFFTHGELAMRPLVLREIADELGLHESTISRVTTAKYMSTPFGTFELKYFFGSALGTETGGNASSTAVRALIKQFVSSESLKKPLSDNQISEMLKEQGIECARRTVAKYREALRIAPASLRKALT from the coding sequence ATGAAACAAGGCTTGTCACTGCGCGTCTCGCAGCATCTGGCGCTCACGCCCCAGTTGCAGCAATCGATTCGCCTGCTGCAACTCTCGACCTTAGAGCTCAGCCAAGAAGTCGAACAAATGCTGGACGAAAACCCTTTTCTAGAGCAATCCGAAGACAGCGCAGCGCGCGAGGACTTCGGCCTAGACCAAGTTGACTCGCCGGTCAGTCAAGAGGCTCAAGAATTTGAATCCGTCGCCGAATTCACGCCCTCCCACGACTCGACCAGCAGCAGTCAAAGCACTAGCGAAAACTCAAACGACAACGACAGCACGCCCGAGATCAGCTCTGAAGCCAAGCTCGAAGAAAGCTGGGACGGCGACGGCACAGTAGAGACCTCAGCAGACGACGGCGAATGGGGCGGCGACGCTCAGCCACGTAAAAACAATGGCGATGACAGCGACGCCGATGCCTCTGATTTGGCCCGCAGCCATGAGTCGCTGCAAGACCATCTGCACCGCCAAGCGCTTAGCCTGCGCTTGTCTGAAGAAGACCGCGCCGCGCTGTACTTTTTAATCGAATCACTCAACGACGATGGCTATTTGGAAGACAGCCTAAGCTCGCTCGCCGCAGGTCTAGCCGGCGCTGAACCCGAGCAGCTCGAAGACCGTGAAGATCTAGAACAGCACTTCACAATTGCCCTCAAGCTGCTGCAACACATGGAGCCCGCCGGCGTAGGCGCACGCCACTTGGCCGAATGCCTAAGCCTGCAACTGCTCGAATGTGAAAGCAGCCAAGCGGTGAGTGCGGCCAAGGCTATTTGTCGCCAACCCATGGAGTTACTGGCCAAGCGCGACATCAAGCGCTTAGTTCATCTGTGCGGATTTCCTGACGCCGTCATACGCGCAGCGATTGCTCTCATCGCCAGACTTGACCCCAAACCGGGCCGGCGCTTTATCAATGTTGAGCGCAACCTAATCGTGCCCGATGTGCTGGTCACCAAAGTCGCCAAAGGGTTTAAGGTCGCGCTTAACAGCGACGTAATGCCGCGTCTACGCGTGCACGACATCTACGCCAACGCCCTGAAGCAACACAAAGGCCAAGGCGGCCCGGCACTCACCCAGCGCTTGCAAGAAGCGCGCTGGTTTATCAAAAACATACAGCAGCGCTTTGACACCATTTTGCGAGTCAGCACCGCCATCGTCGAGCGCCAGAAAAACTTCTTCACCCACGGTGAGTTAGCCATGCGGCCGCTGGTGCTGCGCGAGATCGCAGACGAGCTCGGTCTGCATGAATCGACCATCTCACGCGTGACCACCGCCAAATACATGAGCACGCCGTTTGGCACTTTTGAGCTGAAGTATTTCTTCGGCTCAGCGCTGGGCACAGAAACCGGCGGCAACGCATCTAGCACCGCAGTGCGCGCGCTGATTAAGCAGTTTGTGAGCTCAGAGAGTTTAAAAAAACCACTGAGCGACAATCAGATATCCGAAATGCTCAAAGAGCAAGGCATTGAATGTGCACGCCGCACCGTCGCCAAGTACCGGGAAGCCCTGCGCATAGCGCCGGCAAGCCTGCGCAAAGCCCTCACCTGA